The Christiangramia flava JLT2011 genome has a segment encoding these proteins:
- a CDS encoding trans-sulfuration enzyme family protein has product MTKVRGINTICTHTGELEDKQFKGAVSPLYMATSYAFEEVEVKRYPRYFNTPNQVALAQKIAALEKTENALIFGSGMAAVSTSLLAFLQKGDHVVFQDALYGGTSNLVNEEFGKYGIEYTFAENASAEALEKEIRENTKLIYIETPSNPLLMITDLQKVAALAKKHDLITMIDNTFASPVNQNPVDFGIDIIIHSATKYMGGHSDILAGAVAGSKEHIDRIFQLAKNFGGSLSDYTVWLLERSLKTMGIRVKAQNENAQKLAEFLNSLEEVQAVYYPGLASHPGHEIAKSQMKGFGGMLSFELHEELDVQAFMKALELIKPSMSLAGVESTILLPSKTSHGLLSPEEREKQGIKDNLLRFSVGIEEAEDLQQDILQALKKIK; this is encoded by the coding sequence ATGACAAAAGTTCGCGGAATCAATACCATTTGCACTCACACCGGTGAGCTTGAAGACAAGCAGTTCAAAGGAGCTGTTTCGCCGCTTTATATGGCCACCTCGTACGCTTTTGAAGAAGTGGAAGTGAAAAGGTATCCTCGTTATTTCAATACGCCGAACCAGGTCGCCCTGGCTCAGAAGATCGCTGCCCTGGAAAAGACCGAAAATGCCCTTATTTTTGGTAGTGGAATGGCCGCTGTTAGTACCAGCCTGCTGGCATTTCTGCAAAAAGGGGATCACGTGGTATTTCAGGATGCTCTTTATGGAGGAACCAGTAACTTGGTAAACGAAGAATTTGGCAAATATGGTATAGAATATACTTTTGCTGAAAATGCTTCAGCTGAAGCCCTGGAAAAGGAAATTCGGGAAAATACCAAACTGATCTATATCGAGACGCCTTCCAATCCGTTACTGATGATTACTGATCTTCAGAAGGTGGCGGCACTTGCAAAAAAGCATGATCTTATTACGATGATTGATAACACGTTTGCCTCGCCGGTCAATCAGAACCCGGTAGATTTCGGAATTGATATCATTATCCATTCAGCTACCAAATATATGGGCGGGCACAGTGATATTCTTGCCGGAGCAGTGGCTGGCAGCAAAGAACATATTGACCGGATCTTTCAACTGGCCAAAAATTTTGGCGGCAGCCTGAGCGATTATACGGTTTGGTTGTTGGAGCGCAGTTTGAAAACCATGGGTATTCGTGTAAAGGCTCAGAATGAAAATGCACAAAAACTGGCAGAATTCCTGAATTCTCTAGAGGAGGTGCAGGCAGTATATTATCCCGGGCTCGCATCGCACCCGGGACACGAGATCGCTAAATCACAAATGAAAGGTTTTGGAGGGATGTTGTCTTTTGAGTTGCACGAGGAATTGGATGTACAGGCATTTATGAAAGCGCTGGAACTGATCAAACCTTCGATGAGCCTGGCAGGGGTGGAGAGCACCATTTTACTGCCCAGTAAGACGTCCCACGGTTTGCTATCTCCGGAAGAGCGGGAAAAACAGGGAATTAAAGATAATCTTCTTCGTTTTTCAGTAGGAATTGAAGAAGCAGAAGACCTGCAGCAGGATATTCTGCAGGCATTGAAAAAAATCAAATAA
- the bshB1 gene encoding bacillithiol biosynthesis deacetylase BshB1 gives MKLDILAVGAHPDDVELSCAGTIAKEVDRGKKVGILDLTRGELGTRGTAEIRDREARDAAQVLGVRMRHNLEFSDAFFENNTSHKLEVIKIIRKYKPEIVLCNAIDDRHIDHGKAAKLVSDACFLSGLRKIETIMDGNKQPAWRPKHVFHYIQWKNLEPDFVVDISGYIDKKVEAVKAYRSQFFDENSKEPETPISSSNFLDSISYRARDLGRLINTEYAEGFTAERHVAVDSVFDLI, from the coding sequence ATGAAATTAGATATACTGGCGGTTGGGGCGCATCCAGATGATGTGGAACTGAGTTGTGCCGGCACCATCGCCAAAGAAGTAGACCGCGGGAAGAAAGTAGGTATCCTCGATCTTACAAGAGGAGAGCTGGGAACCAGAGGTACGGCGGAGATACGGGATCGCGAAGCAAGGGATGCTGCCCAGGTTCTGGGAGTTCGCATGAGGCACAACCTGGAATTCAGCGACGCGTTCTTCGAAAATAACACCAGCCATAAACTGGAAGTGATCAAGATCATTAGGAAATATAAACCCGAAATAGTTTTGTGCAACGCCATCGATGACCGGCATATCGATCATGGAAAGGCTGCGAAACTGGTAAGTGACGCCTGCTTTTTAAGCGGACTTCGGAAGATCGAAACCATCATGGACGGCAACAAACAACCGGCCTGGAGACCGAAACATGTCTTTCATTATATCCAATGGAAAAACTTGGAACCCGATTTTGTAGTGGATATTTCAGGATATATCGACAAAAAAGTAGAAGCGGTAAAAGCATACCGATCCCAGTTTTTTGACGAAAATAGCAAGGAGCCCGAAACACCAATTTCGAGCTCTAACTTCCTGGATAGCATTAGTTACCGGGCCAGAGACCTTGGCAGGCTTATCAATACCGAGTATGCCGAAGGCTTTACAGCAGAAAGGCATGTGGCAGTAGATTCAGTATTTGATCTTATTTAA
- a CDS encoding lipocalin family protein has protein sequence MTRFILIFSLVILSSCSKESEHFEMVDLSVQTLTGEWQLTRKYVSPGGEAIWENVKNGPVYKFSADNTFQYSEEHCLSGTYSLNDDTLNLICSDSDDIRSYHISEITTGSLEISFTGCIESCIYYYEKR, from the coding sequence ATGACACGATTCATCCTTATTTTCAGTTTAGTAATCCTCAGTAGTTGCAGCAAAGAATCAGAACATTTTGAGATGGTAGATCTGTCTGTTCAAACCTTAACGGGAGAATGGCAATTAACCAGAAAATACGTTAGCCCGGGAGGAGAAGCAATCTGGGAAAATGTGAAGAATGGGCCGGTCTATAAATTTTCAGCAGATAACACTTTTCAGTATTCCGAAGAACATTGCCTATCAGGAACCTATTCTCTTAATGATGATACTTTGAACTTGATCTGTTCCGATTCGGATGACATAAGATCTTATCATATCAGTGAAATCACCACAGGCAGTTTAGAAATAAGTTTTACAGGTTGTATCGAATCCTGTATCTATTATTATGAAAAACGCTGA
- the mazG gene encoding nucleoside triphosphate pyrophosphohydrolase, which produces MNSREEKLKAFDRLLTIMDELREQCPWDRKQTMESLRHLTIEETYELGDAILDGDMDEIRKELGDVLLHLVFYSKIGSETNDFDIADVANGICDKLIDRHPHIYGDVEVQNEEDVKRNWENLKLKEGKKSVLEGVPRSLPALVKANRIQDKVAGVGFDWEEPQQVFEKLKEELEELQHEVSADDKDAMESEFGDVLFSMINYARFLKINPENALERTNKKFIKRFQYLERKASENGTSLKDMSLAEMDVYWNEAKKL; this is translated from the coding sequence ATGAATTCCAGAGAGGAAAAACTAAAAGCCTTTGACAGGCTGTTAACCATCATGGATGAACTGCGAGAGCAATGCCCCTGGGACCGCAAGCAAACCATGGAATCTTTAAGACATCTCACCATTGAAGAGACCTATGAACTGGGTGATGCCATTCTGGATGGGGATATGGATGAAATCCGGAAAGAACTGGGCGATGTCTTGCTACACCTCGTTTTCTATTCTAAGATTGGCAGCGAAACCAACGATTTTGATATTGCTGATGTTGCTAACGGAATTTGTGATAAGCTTATAGACAGGCATCCGCATATTTATGGAGATGTGGAAGTTCAAAACGAGGAAGATGTCAAGCGAAACTGGGAAAACCTGAAGTTAAAGGAAGGTAAGAAAAGTGTTTTGGAAGGTGTTCCAAGATCCCTGCCCGCCCTGGTTAAGGCTAACAGGATACAGGATAAAGTTGCCGGTGTAGGTTTTGACTGGGAAGAACCCCAACAGGTTTTCGAAAAACTGAAAGAGGAACTCGAGGAACTACAGCATGAAGTTTCAGCAGATGATAAGGATGCTATGGAATCTGAATTTGGCGATGTGCTTTTTTCGATGATCAATTATGCAAGATTCCTGAAAATCAATCCTGAAAATGCTTTGGAACGAACTAATAAGAAATTCATCAAACGCTTTCAGTATCTGGAAAGGAAAGCTTCGGAAAACGGAACCAGCCTGAAAGATATGAGCCTGGCTGAGATGGACGTTTATTGGAACGAAGCCAAGAAATTATAA
- a CDS encoding DUF349 domain-containing protein yields MSQQENEKNKTDHSEEEMKKTTSSATSAEESKDMPAGQVENESTTDTEKQDAENPFFKKPEIDEEVQQEEQPEASENSDIEDAMVSESEKQQPEPENVVDLGDDDDEEEEDEEDENTSSGNHEDDMDNAVAHDSEDESASERHDIEKKDYHSMSKEALTDELERLLKNEKVQAIKEHVSEIRTEFNAKFDEEVEEKKEEFLAEGGNIIDFHYSTPLKKRFNSLYFDYKEKRNNYYQRLKKDLNENLNRRLEIIEELKGLLDVEENINTTYNHFKEIQDKWRTAGPIPRDKYNNVWNTYHHHVENFYDFLHLNREFRDMDFKHNLEQKLKVIDRAEELLQENDINRAFRELQMLHKMWKEELGPVAKEYREDIWERFSTATKKIHDKRQDFFNNLEAEYEKNWEKKQEIIGKIQEIAGENYDSHQKWQQKIKDIESLREAFFNAGKVPRNKNQETWNAFKENVRKFNRNKNAFYKNLKKEQYTNLEKKKELIQIAEDNQDSDDFKTVTPLMKKIQSDWKKIGHVPRKDSDKVWKQFKKACNHYFDRLHAQRNEDNKEEIEAFDKKKEILDRVKAIELSGNKKEDLDKIKTEINNWKDTGRVPYNKRFIEGKFNKALDQLFNKMDIDNTKAEMLKYEKKVQALDEADDDQKIRNEHYFLSKKIEETKGEIRQLENNLQFFSNVDEGNPMVQDVMKNIENHKEDLRVWEEKLRKIKSLY; encoded by the coding sequence ATGTCTCAGCAAGAAAATGAAAAAAATAAGACCGATCATTCCGAAGAGGAAATGAAGAAAACTACTTCTTCAGCAACTTCGGCCGAGGAGTCTAAAGATATGCCGGCAGGACAAGTTGAGAACGAATCGACCACCGACACCGAAAAACAGGATGCTGAAAATCCGTTTTTCAAAAAACCGGAAATTGACGAGGAAGTACAGCAGGAAGAGCAACCGGAAGCTTCTGAAAACAGTGATATTGAGGATGCCATGGTTTCAGAATCTGAAAAGCAGCAACCGGAACCGGAAAATGTGGTGGACCTTGGAGATGATGATGATGAGGAGGAAGAAGATGAGGAAGACGAGAACACCTCTTCAGGCAATCATGAAGATGATATGGATAATGCCGTGGCGCACGACAGCGAGGATGAAAGTGCCAGCGAACGCCATGATATAGAGAAGAAAGATTATCATTCGATGAGCAAGGAAGCGCTGACAGATGAGTTGGAGCGACTGCTGAAGAATGAAAAGGTGCAGGCGATCAAGGAACACGTTTCAGAGATCAGGACTGAATTCAACGCCAAGTTCGACGAGGAAGTAGAAGAGAAAAAAGAGGAATTCCTGGCTGAAGGCGGGAACATCATCGATTTCCACTACTCCACTCCGCTTAAAAAACGTTTCAATTCACTGTATTTCGATTATAAAGAAAAGCGGAATAATTACTACCAGCGCCTTAAAAAAGACCTGAATGAAAACCTGAATCGCAGACTGGAGATTATCGAAGAGCTAAAAGGGCTGCTCGATGTGGAAGAAAATATCAATACTACCTACAACCATTTCAAGGAAATACAGGATAAATGGCGTACCGCAGGGCCAATTCCTCGGGACAAATACAACAACGTCTGGAACACCTATCACCATCATGTAGAAAATTTCTATGACTTCCTGCATCTCAACCGCGAGTTCCGGGATATGGATTTTAAACACAACCTGGAACAGAAGTTAAAAGTGATAGATCGTGCGGAAGAACTGCTTCAGGAAAATGATATTAACCGGGCTTTCCGTGAGCTGCAGATGCTTCATAAGATGTGGAAGGAAGAACTGGGGCCGGTCGCAAAGGAATACCGCGAGGATATCTGGGAACGTTTCAGTACCGCCACAAAAAAGATTCATGACAAACGCCAGGACTTTTTCAACAATCTCGAAGCCGAGTACGAGAAAAACTGGGAAAAGAAGCAGGAGATCATTGGAAAGATCCAGGAAATTGCCGGGGAAAACTATGATTCTCACCAAAAATGGCAGCAAAAGATCAAGGATATCGAATCATTACGAGAAGCCTTTTTCAACGCTGGTAAGGTGCCGAGAAACAAGAACCAGGAAACCTGGAATGCCTTCAAGGAGAACGTTCGAAAATTCAATCGTAACAAGAATGCATTCTACAAAAACCTGAAGAAAGAACAATACACCAATCTCGAGAAGAAGAAAGAACTGATCCAGATCGCTGAAGACAACCAGGATAGCGATGATTTTAAAACTGTCACCCCGCTGATGAAGAAAATCCAGTCTGACTGGAAGAAGATTGGCCATGTGCCAAGAAAAGACAGCGACAAGGTCTGGAAACAGTTTAAAAAGGCCTGTAATCACTATTTTGACCGTCTTCACGCCCAGCGCAACGAAGACAATAAGGAAGAAATCGAGGCTTTCGATAAGAAGAAAGAAATTCTGGATCGCGTAAAAGCCATTGAACTTTCAGGAAACAAGAAGGAAGATCTTGATAAAATTAAGACTGAAATCAATAACTGGAAGGACACAGGCCGCGTGCCTTATAATAAGCGTTTCATCGAGGGCAAATTCAACAAAGCCCTGGACCAGCTTTTCAATAAAATGGATATTGATAATACCAAGGCTGAAATGCTGAAATATGAGAAAAAAGTTCAGGCTCTGGATGAAGCTGACGATGATCAGAAAATCCGGAATGAGCACTATTTCCTCAGCAAGAAAATTGAAGAAACCAAGGGCGAGATCAGGCAACTGGAGAACAACCTCCAATTCTTTTCCAATGTGGATGAAGGCAACCCGATGGTGCAGGATGTGATGAAGAATATCGAAAATCACAAAGAAGACCTGCGAGTCTGGGAAGAGAAGTTGAGAAAGATCAAATCACTCTACTAA
- a CDS encoding shikimate dehydrogenase family protein: MRTFGLIGRNISYSFSRKYFSEKFETENIDAVYRNFDLGEISEFPSILKIRNISGMNVTIPYKQNVMSYLDDLHSDAREIDAVNVIKIEGDQLIGYNTDHLGFQDSIKILLKPHHQKALILGTGGASKAVAFALKNLQIDYSFVSRNPGIGQLSYEELNQEVLAENQVIINTTPLGTFPNIEQCPDIPYEFLTPQHLAYDLIYNPAETKFLQKASKQGSDICNGLRMLQIQAEKAWEIWNS, translated from the coding sequence ATGAGAACTTTCGGATTAATTGGCAGAAATATTTCCTATTCCTTTTCCAGGAAATACTTTTCAGAAAAATTTGAAACAGAGAATATTGATGCAGTTTATCGAAATTTCGACCTGGGAGAGATCAGCGAATTCCCTTCTATTTTAAAGATCCGAAACATTTCCGGAATGAACGTAACCATTCCGTACAAACAGAATGTGATGAGCTACCTGGACGATCTGCATAGTGACGCCCGGGAAATCGATGCGGTTAACGTGATCAAGATCGAAGGCGATCAACTCATTGGCTACAATACCGATCACTTGGGATTCCAGGATTCCATCAAAATCTTGCTGAAACCGCATCATCAAAAAGCACTGATCTTAGGAACCGGTGGGGCTTCGAAGGCCGTGGCTTTCGCACTGAAAAACCTCCAGATAGATTACAGCTTTGTATCCCGAAACCCAGGAATAGGCCAGCTTTCTTATGAAGAGCTCAACCAGGAAGTTCTTGCAGAAAACCAGGTGATCATCAATACCACGCCACTGGGAACTTTTCCCAATATCGAGCAATGCCCAGACATTCCTTATGAATTTTTGACCCCTCAGCACCTGGCTTATGACCTGATCTACAACCCGGCGGAAACCAAATTTCTTCAGAAGGCGTCGAAACAGGGGTCTGATATTTGTAACGGACTCAGAATGTTGCAGATACAGGCAGAAAAAGCCTGGGAAATATGGAATTCCTGA
- a CDS encoding DUF368 domain-containing protein, which yields MQQTRTLSDKLFLVLKGLAMGAANKVPGVSGGVVAFVAGFYEEFIYSLQKINLKAFKLLISGRFRSLYQYINGKFLGLLILGMLISYFSVSKILDYLIVHFELYVWSAFFGMIIGSIYYISKDFDEWDRNSVIFAVVGLCVGVAISFLEPARQNDNLWFVFICGMISVSGMTLPGLSGSFILILLGNYVLLLVDSVNSLYDTFADLATLDFSFIHDPERLRMLQVLAVFSIGSLAGLVSLSHLLGYVLKRNKKETFAVIIGFIAGSLGVVWPWKEKVYKLNQAGQILVDREGHQIIDNYDRYWPDFSISETYIAIFYILVGAFIVLGLAWYENRKATK from the coding sequence ATGCAGCAAACTAGAACTCTATCAGATAAGCTTTTCCTTGTTTTAAAAGGATTGGCGATGGGCGCAGCCAACAAGGTTCCGGGAGTTTCCGGCGGGGTGGTCGCGTTCGTTGCAGGCTTTTATGAAGAGTTCATTTATTCGCTTCAGAAAATTAACCTGAAAGCGTTCAAGCTATTGATATCAGGCAGGTTTCGCAGTTTGTACCAATACATCAACGGGAAATTCCTGGGACTGCTCATTTTGGGAATGCTGATTAGTTATTTCAGTGTTTCCAAAATACTGGATTACCTCATCGTACATTTTGAGCTGTACGTCTGGTCTGCATTCTTCGGGATGATCATTGGGTCTATTTATTATATCAGCAAGGATTTTGATGAATGGGATCGAAATTCGGTCATTTTCGCGGTCGTTGGGCTCTGTGTTGGCGTCGCCATCAGTTTCCTGGAACCAGCCCGGCAAAATGACAATCTCTGGTTTGTATTTATTTGCGGAATGATCAGCGTTTCCGGGATGACCTTACCGGGACTCTCCGGAAGTTTTATTCTCATCCTGCTGGGAAATTACGTGTTATTGCTGGTCGATTCCGTCAACTCTTTATACGACACTTTTGCGGATCTGGCCACGCTTGATTTTTCATTTATCCATGATCCTGAACGGCTGCGTATGCTTCAGGTTCTCGCAGTATTCTCCATTGGTTCCTTAGCAGGGCTGGTTTCGCTCTCGCACCTGCTCGGTTACGTGTTGAAGAGGAATAAAAAAGAAACTTTTGCGGTAATCATTGGTTTTATCGCGGGCTCTTTGGGCGTGGTCTGGCCCTGGAAAGAGAAGGTTTACAAGCTGAACCAGGCGGGACAAATCCTGGTTGATCGTGAAGGCCACCAGATTATTGATAATTACGATAGGTACTGGCCAGACTTCAGTATTTCTGAAACCTATATCGCTATATTTTACATCCTGGTAGGAGCTTTTATCGTGCTGGGACTGGCCTGGTACGAAAATAGAAAAGCAACAAAATGA
- a CDS encoding DUF368 domain-containing protein has product MQRSFKDYLTITLKGMAMGAADVVPGVSGGTIAFISGIYEELISTISGVNMDLFKTWKNEGFKAFWTKLNGNFIVALFAGILISLFTLMRLANYLLENEPVLIWSFFFGLVIASIWFVAKQIQKWNWKLFLALVIGAAVAFYIVSLPPMAANNSYIFLFLAGAIAVCAMILPGISGAFILVLLGAYKSVTEAAHDFDLKTLGVVGLGAIFGLLTFSKILKWLFVHYSNITLAVLTGFIAGSLNKIWPWKEVLEKATYGDKEIVLKEASVWPWKFDGDPQTIFAILLMLAGFFLIIILETVAGQNPESANAAN; this is encoded by the coding sequence ATGCAGCGAAGTTTCAAGGATTATCTTACGATAACCCTCAAAGGTATGGCCATGGGTGCCGCCGATGTCGTACCCGGAGTCTCTGGAGGAACCATAGCATTTATTTCAGGAATTTACGAAGAATTGATCTCTACCATTTCCGGGGTGAACATGGATCTGTTCAAAACATGGAAAAATGAAGGTTTTAAGGCTTTCTGGACCAAACTAAACGGAAATTTCATTGTAGCCCTTTTCGCCGGAATTCTCATCAGTCTCTTTACACTCATGCGGCTGGCAAATTACCTGCTGGAAAATGAACCGGTATTGATCTGGTCATTTTTCTTTGGGCTCGTTATTGCCAGTATCTGGTTCGTCGCAAAGCAGATCCAAAAGTGGAACTGGAAACTGTTTCTCGCTCTGGTTATTGGAGCGGCAGTCGCGTTTTATATCGTAAGTCTGCCTCCAATGGCTGCGAATAACAGTTATATTTTTCTCTTTCTCGCCGGTGCGATTGCAGTTTGCGCCATGATCCTTCCGGGAATTTCGGGAGCCTTTATTTTGGTGCTGCTGGGCGCCTATAAATCGGTGACGGAAGCGGCGCATGATTTTGATCTCAAAACGCTCGGAGTTGTGGGTCTGGGAGCCATTTTTGGCCTGCTTACCTTCTCGAAAATACTCAAGTGGTTGTTCGTTCACTACAGCAATATTACGCTTGCCGTTTTAACCGGTTTCATCGCCGGTTCCCTGAATAAGATCTGGCCCTGGAAGGAAGTCCTGGAAAAAGCCACATACGGCGACAAAGAAATTGTACTGAAAGAAGCTTCGGTATGGCCGTGGAAGTTTGACGGAGATCCGCAAACGATATTTGCTATTTTACTGATGCTCGCCGGTTTTTTCCTGATCATTATATTGGAAACAGTTGCCGGCCAAAATCCCGAATCTGCCAATGCAGCAAACTAG